The Mycolicibacterium flavescens genomic interval CGCGGGCCGCAGGCGCTGACGCTGACGCTCATCGATCCACCGCCGAGCCTGTCGCGCACGCGCCGGGAGGCCGCCGCCGCCGAGCGCAAGCACTCGCCCGACGAGTTGCACGGCATGATCGAGGACATGATCACGCTGCTCGAGAGCGCTGTGCAGCCCGAACTGCGTAAGGGTCGCTATCCCGACCGCAAGGCCGCCCGCCGCGTGTCCGAGGTGGTGCGGGCGGTCGCCCGCGAGCTCGAGGCCTAGTTTCTGGTCTTGGCGCCGAAGCCGAGGCCGAGCAGCGGGCGGACGGGGTACTGAAACTTCAGCCGAGTGTGGGGTCGCGTCACGCCCTCGACGGCCAAAGCGTGCTTCAATGCCACACTCGGCGGGCATGCTGAGTCGCATGGCATATGTGGCCGACAAATCCGACTCCGGTGGCGAGTTCAACCGCGACACCAAGTACATCGGCACTCGTATCACCGCCGATGGCCGCGACGGGTATCCCGTCGAACCCGGCCGCTATCGGCTCGTCGTCGCGCGGGCCTGCCCGTGGGCCAACCGCACGATCATCGTCCGACGGCTGCTCGGACTCGAGGACGCCCTGTCCATCGGCTTCTGCGGGCCCACCCACGACCAGGACAGCTGGACGTTCGACCTCGACCCGGACGGCGTCGACCCGGTGCTGGGAATCCCCCGGCTCAAAGACGCCTACCTGAAGCGTTTGCCCGACTACGACAAGGGCATCACGGTCCCCGCGATCGTCGACGTGCCAACCGGTGAGGTCGTCACCAACGACTTCCCGCAGATCACGCTCGACTTCTCCACCGAGTGGACGCAGTACCACCGCGACGGCGCGCCCGACCTCTACCCCGAGAAGCACCGCGACGAGATCGACGAGGTGGCCCACCGTATCTACACCGAAATCAACAACGGCGTGTACCGGTGCGGGTTCGCCGGATCGCAGGAGGCCTACGACAAGGCCTACGACAGATTGTTCTTCGCGCTCGACTTGCTCTCCGAGCGCCTGGACGGCCAGCGATATCTGGTGGGCGACACCATCACCGAGGCCGACGTGCGGCTGTTCACCACGTTGGCGCGCTTCGACCCCGTCTATCACGGGCACTTCAAGTGCAACCGCCAGAAGCTCGCCGAGCTACCCGTGCTGTGGGCCTATGCCCGCGACCTGTTCCAGACCCCGGGGTTCGGCGACACCATCGACTTCGTTCAGATCAAGCAGCACTACTACATCGTGCACACCGACATCAACCCGACGCAGGTCGTGCCGAAAGGACCAGATCTGGCCAACTGGTTGACACCGCACGGTCGAGAAGCCCTGGGCGGCAGGCCGTTCGGAGACGGGACACCGCCGGGTCCGACGCGCGAGGGTGAGCGGGTCGAAGAGGGCCACGGCGCCGGATGACGCCGACTCAGGACCAGACCGTGCGCACCGACCACTCGGCGTGCGGCGCCGGCACCTCCTCGTCGTCGATGCGCACCAGCGTGGGCAACAGCACGGCCAGCCCGGTGAGCTTGCCGCGCCGCGGGTCGACGGTCGGAATCGTCACCGCCAGTCGCGTCCCCGGGCGGAACTCCTCGACGACGTCGGAATCCTCATACTGGCGCAGCAACACCCACGGCGCCCTGGCGATCGCCGGTGGCACCGACAGCTGCACCGCGTCGCTCTCGGTGACGGGCAGTTCGCCCTGGTCTTGAAAGACCTCACACTTGGTGGGGTTGAGCACCTCGCAGTAGCGGTACGGGCCGACCCGCACGAGGTGTCCGTGCGAATACGCGCTGATCTCAGCGTATTTCGGTGAGTCGTCGTTGCCGCTGAGCCACCAGACGAGCACACCGGTACCCGCCGACGCGAGGATCACCACCGCGACGAGCGCGGCGATCATGCGTTTCACTCGTGCGCCACCGCCGCGGTCTCCGTGCGTCCGCCCTCCTGCTCGGCCAGCACGGGTCGGTTGCCGCCCAGACCCGGAATGAGCGAATCACCGCGGTAGCTCACCACGGTCTGCGCCAGACCGAGAATCAGCACCGAGGTGATCGCCGTGAAGCCCACCCACAGTTCGGTGTAGACGAGCACGCCGACCGCACCGCCGGCGACCCAGGCCAACTGCAGCACCGACTCCGAGCGGCCGAAGGCCGAGGCACGCGACTCCTCCGGGAGGTCGTCCTGCAGCGACGCGTCCAGCGAGGCCTTGCCGATCGCGCTGGCCCCCGACGTGAGCAGCGTGGCGATCGCGGCGACCAGCAGGTTGCCGGTCAGCGCTGCGGCCAGCGCCGCGAGGGTGACGACGATCGTGCAGCGCACCACCACCTGCGCCGGACGGCCCAGCTTGAGGCGCGCGCTGGTGAAGTTGCCCGCGAAGTTGCCGATGGCCGCGGCCGCGCCGATCAGTCCGAGTATGCGCAGCTGCTCCCACCCGCTGGCGTCGTGCGACTTGGCGACGAACGCCGGATACAGGAAAAGAAAGCCCACCATCACCTTGATGGTGCAGTTGCCCCACAGTGCGGCGATGGTGTTGCGGCCCAACGGCTGCCGCGCCGACTTCGGCGGAGGCAGATGCTCGGTGCCGCGCCGCAGTTCGCCCGTGCGACCGTGGTAGCTCAGCGTCGCAGGGACCTCGCCCTCGGTGACCTCGACCCATTTCGGGATCCGCATCGCCAGCGCCGCACCCGCCACCGACACCGCGACGATCACGTACAAGGCACCGGGCATCTGGAACAACTTGAACAGGTACTCCGCACCCGCGGCCACCGCGCCGCCGACCAGCGTGCCGCCGAGCAGACCGAACGTAGTCAGCCGCGAGTTCACCCGCACCAGGTCGATGGTCGGCGGCAACACCCGCGGCGTCACCGCGCTACGCAACACACTGAATGACTTGGACAGCACCATCATTCCGAGCGCGCACGGATACAGCACCCACGAAGGGAAGCTGCCGGTGACACCGTCGTAGTTGGCGATCAGCACCACCGCGAGCCCCGTGCGCAACGCGAACGACGTGGCGAGCGCGACGCGGCGGCCGTGTTGCAGCCGGTCCAGCGCGGGTCCGATGAGCGGGGCGATGACGGCGAACGGCGCGATCGTGATCAACAGGTACAGCGCGACTTTGCCCTTGCTCTCCCCGGAGGCCGCCGCGAAGAACAACGTGTTGGCCAGCGCGACGGCCATCGCGGCGTCGACGGCGAAGTTCGCCACCACCGGCCACGTCAACGCGGTCAGCCCCGACTTGTCGGCACCGTCCGCGGTCGCGGCCCTGTGCACCAGGCCGTACATCTTGGAGCCCATCTCGCGGCTGCGCTGCGCGGCCGCCCGTGTGACGGTGACCTTGTCGCCCTCGGCGCCGCCCATCCTGTGCGGCGGCGTCGTGGCACCGAATTCGCGGGTGGGCTCGTCGAGCGGAGGCAACCAGCGGTTGGCGCTGGGCGTCGGCCCGCTGCGCCGGGGAC includes:
- a CDS encoding Major Facilitator Superfamily transporter; this translates as MANYPSDPNYRRPRRSGPTPSANRWLPPLDEPTREFGATTPPHRMGGAEGDKVTVTRAAAQRSREMGSKMYGLVHRAATADGADKSGLTALTWPVVANFAVDAAMAVALANTLFFAAASGESKGKVALYLLITIAPFAVIAPLIGPALDRLQHGRRVALATSFALRTGLAVVLIANYDGVTGSFPSWVLYPCALGMMVLSKSFSVLRSAVTPRVLPPTIDLVRVNSRLTTFGLLGGTLVGGAVAAGAEYLFKLFQMPGALYVIVAVSVAGAALAMRIPKWVEVTEGEVPATLSYHGRTGELRRGTEHLPPPKSARQPLGRNTIAALWGNCTIKVMVGFLFLYPAFVAKSHDASGWEQLRILGLIGAAAAIGNFAGNFTSARLKLGRPAQVVVRCTIVVTLAALAAALTGNLLVAAIATLLTSGASAIGKASLDASLQDDLPEESRASAFGRSESVLQLAWVAGGAVGVLVYTELWVGFTAITSVLILGLAQTVVSYRGDSLIPGLGGNRPVLAEQEGGRTETAAVAHE
- a CDS encoding Protein of uncharacterised function (DUF2771); protein product: MIAALVAVVILASAGTGVLVWWLSGNDDSPKYAEISAYSHGHLVRVGPYRYCEVLNPTKCEVFQDQGELPVTESDAVQLSVPPAIARAPWVLLRQYEDSDVVEEFRPGTRLAVTIPTVDPRRGKLTGLAVLLPTLVRIDDEEVPAPHAEWSVRTVWS
- a CDS encoding putative glutathione S-transferase; amino-acid sequence: MAYVADKSDSGGEFNRDTKYIGTRITADGRDGYPVEPGRYRLVVARACPWANRTIIVRRLLGLEDALSIGFCGPTHDQDSWTFDLDPDGVDPVLGIPRLKDAYLKRLPDYDKGITVPAIVDVPTGEVVTNDFPQITLDFSTEWTQYHRDGAPDLYPEKHRDEIDEVAHRIYTEINNGVYRCGFAGSQEAYDKAYDRLFFALDLLSERLDGQRYLVGDTITEADVRLFTTLARFDPVYHGHFKCNRQKLAELPVLWAYARDLFQTPGFGDTIDFVQIKQHYYIVHTDINPTQVVPKGPDLANWLTPHGREALGGRPFGDGTPPGPTREGERVEEGHGAG
- the cspD gene encoding cold shock protein; translation: MPTGRVKWYDAEKGFGFLSQEDGEDVYVRSSALPSGVETLKAGQRVEFGIAAGRRGPQALTLTLIDPPPSLSRTRREAAAAERKHSPDELHGMIEDMITLLESAVQPELRKGRYPDRKAARRVSEVVRAVARELEA